A DNA window from Ahaetulla prasina isolate Xishuangbanna chromosome 7, ASM2864084v1, whole genome shotgun sequence contains the following coding sequences:
- the TOB2 gene encoding protein Tob2 yields MHLEIKVALNFIISYLYNKLPRRRADLFGEELERLLKKKYEGHWYPEKPLKGSGYRCVHIGETVDPVVEMAAKRSGLAVEDVRANVPEELSVWIDPFEVSYQIGEKGSVKVLYLDDSEGCSAAELDKEIKSSFNPDAQVFVPIGSQDNSLSNSPSPSFGQSPSPTFIPRSAQPITFTTATFAATKFGSTKMKKGGGAGSSTNGTGVPQQPQRLVRSPTNSLLKHKGLSLSMHSLNFIGGSPAPQSQLSPNAKEFVYNGGSPGTSSLFFDSVATETQAAGIPPASQFSASSGSSFDMAQVFGGSTNSLFLEKTPFVEGLSYNLNAMQYPNQSYQPVVLAN; encoded by the coding sequence ATGCATCTAGAGATCAAAGTTGCTCTGAACTTCATCATCTCATATCTGTACAACAAGCTTCCACGAAGGCGAGCTGACCTGTTTGGTGAAGAGCTAGAaaggctgctaaaaaagaaatatgaaggTCACTGGTATCCAGAGAAACCTCTGAAAGGTTCTGGCTACCGTTGTGTTCACATTGGAGAAACTGTGGACCCTGTAGTGGAAATGGCAGCCAAGCGGAGTGGACTTGCTGTAGAGGATGTGCGAGCCAATGTCCCTGAAGAACTCAGTGTTTGGATTGATCCCTTTGAGGTTTCTTACCAAATTGGTGAAAAAGGGTCAGTCAAGGTCCTCTATCTGGATGACAGTGAGGGCTGCAGTGCAGCTGAGTTGGACAAGGAGATCAAGAGCAGTTTTAATCCTGATGCACAGGTGTTTGTACCTATTGGAAGCCAGGACAATTCCTTGTCTAATTCTCCATCACCATCTTTTGGTCAGTCACCTAGCCCTACATTCATCCCAAGATCTGCTCAGCCAATTACTTTTACCACTGCTACATTTGCTGCCACAAAGTTTGGCTCAACTAAGATGAAGAAAGGTGGAGGAGCTGGATCAAGCACCAATGGTACAGGGGTTCCACAGCAGCCACAACGTTTGGTCCGTTCACCCACCAATAGCCTGCTGAAGCACAAAGGCCTTTCCCTGTCTATGCATTCTCTGAACTTCATTGGGGGCAGCCCAGCCCCTCAGTCTCAACTCTCCCCCAATGCCAAGGAGTTTGTTTACAACGGTGGATCACCAGGAACCAGCAGCCTCTTCTTTGATAGTGTAGCCACTGAAACCCAGGCTGCTGGCATTCCTCCTGCATCACAGTTCAGTGCCAGTAGTGGCAGTAGTTTTGACATGGCTCAGGTTTTTGGTGGAAGCACCAACAGCCTTTTTCTGGAGAAGACACCCTTTGTGGAAGGACTCAGCTACAATCTGAATGCCATGCAGTATCCCAATCAGTCGTACCAGCCAGTGGTTTTGGCCAACTGA